In the Populus trichocarpa isolate Nisqually-1 chromosome 1, P.trichocarpa_v4.1, whole genome shotgun sequence genome, ataCAAAGTTGATGGATTAGTTTTGGTCCATTAGTTGCATATCTATCACAACTAGGCTATGTAAATAGCCttataagaatatttataaaCCAATAAAACAAAGCTAAGACCAAGAAGAGGCTTGAGTTGtgcaaattaattgatttaataaaaagctttgtaattttttattccatggTTGGAtcgtaattaaattttattataaggtTTTAAAGGTCCAGTTTTATAGGAAGTTAGGCTTGTCATAACAAGCCGAGTTTTGAAATACCTTCAAATTAGGCTTAGAATGTATTGTTCAaggtatttttttgttatttttggattacagatttcttattttatttaggattttttttttttttagattttctagtttgtttatgttagtttttttttgtttaattaaggaTTTGTAGTCCGTTCATAAAAGTAAACTGCTTGAGGATAAAATATTGAAtagtaaaaaatcaaattagtatctttcttgtattattttatatttagagttTCCCACAACATGCGTCCGTCAACTGATTTATGTGTTTGTTTAAACAATAATTGCTCTTATGAGCAGATCATGATGATATGGGTAACTGGATAAGCTTGAATTGCATGCCGATCGAGtactttaagttaaataatACAACTGTTCACCTGCAATATTTTGACTTCTTGATTCTGCCCAGGAAGACAGAGGTCACCAAGGTAGGTGTTGAAAGATCATTATGGTTattaaatacttttgaaaatgaCATAAAATTTAGCAATTCAAATGACTAGCAATTTTATAAGCTTCTTGACGAATTGAATAAGTGTGTTTTTCTGAACTAGATAATAGTAGAGTAGTGCCTATGAGTGGAAGAAAGCATTGTCATGAACCTGTTAAGAGCCACTTGAACAGATCCATTCGCATGTAGTGTGATGATAGCATATGTTTTACTATTATATAGAACAAACTGCTCCATTTGAACTCAATATAGAAAGCTTTTATCTTCAACTTCAAGTTTCTTGGGTGCAAGCTGGTTCATTCGTCTTTGATTTATTATAAACAAGGGAGCTGCTTGCAGGCTTCTATTACTTCAAAGAAGATAGAAATAAAGATGCCTCCTCGAAACGCTTCAATGCTTCCgtttctagtttttcttctctcttcgtCCTCGTTGGCAACATCATCTCACACCCACGAGGATTTTCTTCGATGCCTTTCCCTCTATTTTGAGGATCCTGTAGCCATTTCGAAGGTTGTTTACACCTCAAACAACTCTTCGTATTCCTCTGTCTTGCACTTCTCAATACGAAACCTCAGGTTTAATTCTTCTACACTAAAACCTCTGGTCATAGTCACACCAACGGATCTGTCGCATATTCAGGCTACCATTCACTGTTCCCGACACCACAATTTACAAATTAGGATGAGGAGTGGTGGCCATGATTTTGAGGGTCTATCTTACAGGTCTGTTCTCCCATTTGTTGTCGTTGATTTAATCAATCTTCGAACCATCACTGTTGATGCAACGAATAGAACTGCATGGGTTCAGGCTGGTGCAACGCTAGGCGAACTTTATTATAGAATTGTTGAGAAAAGTAGAACTCTCGCTTTCCCAGCAGGTTCTTGCCCTACTGTAGGTGTTGGGGGACACTTCAGTGGAGGAGGATATGGGCTGTTGCTCCGCAAATATGGACTTGCTGCTGATAATATAGTTGATGCTCAATTAATAGATGCTAAAGGCAGGATCCTTGACAGGGAATCAATGGGAGACGACTTATTCTGGGCCATTCGAGGGGGTGGAGGAAATAGCTTTGGAGTGGTTGTTGCTTGGAAAATAAACTTGGTTGAAGTTCCATCTACAGTGACCGTCTTCACTGTCGTAAGAAACTTGGAACAAAACGCAACCAAGCTAATCCATCAGTGGCAATACGTTGCAAATAAGCTTCCTGAAGATCTCTTCCTTGCAGCGGTTATAAGAAGAGTTAATTCTAGCCAAGGAGGAAATACAGCAGTACAAGCTATATTTGTTTCCCTATTTCTTGGCAAGGTTGACCAGCTTCTTCCGTGGATGCACGGGAGCTTTCCTGACCTCGGTATAGTAAGAGATGACTGCATCGAAATGAGTTGGATTGAGTCCATCCTCTACGTTTATGGATTCCCAAGGAATGCATCCTTGGATGTGTTGCTCGACAGGAGTTCTCAATCcttaataaatttcaaagtaaAGTCTGATTATGTGAAGGAGCCTATGGCTGAAATTGTATTGAAAGAGATATGGGAAAGGTTTTCTGACGAAAACATGGAGGTGTCTGCAATGAGTTTCATTCCTTATGGAGGAAAAATGAATAAGATTTCAGAGTCTAGCATTCCATTTCCACATAGAGCTGGTAATCTATACAAAATTATCCATACGGTGGCTTGGAGTGAAGAAACCGCATCAGAAAGGCATCTAGCATGGATCAGAAGGCTTTACGGTTACATGACTTCTTATGTTTCGCAAAAACCTCGAGAAGCATATATCAATTATAGGGATCTTGACATCGGAATGAATAACCCTGTAGGCAGCACAAGTTATGGACAAGCAAGCATCTGGGGTAGgaaatatttcaagaacaaCTTCGACAAGTTGGTACGAGTGAAGACTGAAGTTGATCCTGCAAATTTCTTTAGAAATGAGCAAAGCATACCACCTCTCTCACCATGGTGATCAAAGGAAGAGTAATGAGCTAATAacatttttcttgtgttttcaaTATCCATAATGTTTGCTTCAAGTTCAATATACAATTTGATCATGCAGAAAATAGGGTCAGTAGAGCCATATTGTAAATAAAAGTTCATTTTCAAATCGTCTATGTTGTTAGATATCATGCTAATTCAATATCATATGCTGTCCTTTGTAatctaataattttgattttctcccCTCGGCTCGATCAAttccaaatttttattaaatatttcaacaGAAGAATTcactaagaataaaataaaaaacagaaagctTCAACTACTGAAACTATTGACATATATCAAAGTGGAAGGTGAGATAAATTACACACTGAGCCATTATCAAAGCAGTCCAAGTTCAAAGATATATTAATGAAACATGAAACTTCATGACTAAGTCACCTTTGGGATcgtgttatttaaaaaaatatattattttaatgtattattaaataaaaaaacaatttaaaaatcaatctttataaCAAAGCAAACATTATctaaattaaatctaaattaaacaTAGCCATCCAGGTTTTGAATATGTTGAATGTGATTATCATCAAAGGTTTCTTATCCAAACCATGTATTCATTCATTAGAATATAGTTTATAATTCctggatagaaaaaaaaaaaaaagagaacaaaaaccatgcaaaaaaatttaataattaaatcacaataaattcaagataaaaattgttaaaaaaaccatttcatataaaaaaacccaagctTAAGTTGTTGCAAGAGGCGCAAAGAAAaactttatatctttttttttttagatttgaaactTGCAAGTGTATATCACTATTTtaggtttgataattaaattaaattaaatgggaCGTTAAGATTTGAATTcttaatcatttaattattaaagttttgatataatattaaagaattatatcaatttaaaatcttaaccttaagtgaaatttcaataataattttatattattttttaacaaaaattaaagaagacaaACCTTAGAGGTGTTACTAAAGGTAAGTCTTGAAGTGGATGGTCATTTCAACCACCTACAAATTGCAAATAACCAGGAAATTTCAGACATTCAAATGGCTTCCAATAttataagcttttttttattgtaatgtgTGATGATAGTGTGGATTTGATCTTCCTCGAAAATTTGAACTATGAGATATTGGGACAGGTGATGagatttgaggttttaattatAGCGACAAGATAAAGTacttaattgagaaacaaaattcaaaagctTGGACATTGactcatataaattgaaatagaatatattaaatactttgaaaataatGCATCCTGAGCTCTGAGAAATtgcagataatattttttatgctgaaaAGTCATGAAGGAAATGCTTCTTATATTAGCAGTCGATTCTTGACGTCACCTATCTTGTGTCGCaagttctttttttgttaatttctcaTGGACTTGAGCAATCTAGCCATGATCATGCTCATTTTACTTGTTAAGCAAGATATCCCCTTGATACTATAAATAGGGAGTCCTTTGCAGGATTCTATACTaggaaaacataagaaaaatgaCTTGTCTCAAAGCTTCAATGCTGCCATTTCTACTCTGTCTTCTCATTTCATTTTCATGGGTCATATCAGCTCACCCTCGTGAGGATTTTCTAAAATGCCTTTCCCTTCATTTTGAAGACCCCGCTGCCATGTCCAATGCAATTCACACCCCATACAACTCCTCGTATAGCTCTATCTTGCAGTTCTCAATACGGAACCTCAGGTTCAATTCTTCTGAACTAAAACCTCTTGTCATCGTTACACCAACGAATGCATCACACATCCAGGCTGCCATCCTTTGCTCCCAAAGACATAACTTACAAATTAGAATACGGAGTGGCGGGCATGATTTTGAAGGTTTATCTTACATGGCAGCTCTCCCGTTTGTCATAATCGATCTTATCAGTCTACGAGCTGTCAATGTTGATGCAACGAGTAGAACTGCTTGGGTTCAGGCTGGTGCAACACTAGGGGAACTTTATTATAGTATTTCTGAGAAAAGTAGAACTCTTGCCTTCCCAGCAGGTAGTTGCCCTACTATAGGTGTTGGAGGGCACTTTAGTGGTGGAGGACATGGCACCATGGTGCGCAAATTCGGCCTCGCTTCAGATAATGTGATTGATGCTCATTTAATTGATTCTAAAGGCAGGATCCTTGATAGAGCATCAATGGGAGAAGACTTATTCTGGGCCATACGAGGCGGAGGAGGGCAAAGCTTTGGAGTGGTTGTTGCATGGAAAATAAGTTTGGTTGAAGTTCCGTCCACAGTGACTATGTTTTCTGTTTCAAGAACCTTGGAACAAAATGCAACAAAGCTTCTCCATCGGTGGCAATATGTTGCTAATACGCTTCCTGAAGATCTCGTCATCGATGTGCAAGTAACCAGAGTTAATTCAAGTCAAGAAGGAAACACAACAATACAAGCTACATTCTTCTCCTTGTTTCTTGGTGAGGTTGACCAGCTTCTTCCTGTGATGCAAGAGAGCTTCCCTGAGCTTGGTTTGGTAAAAGATGATTGCTTTGAAATGAGTTGGATTGAGTCGGTCTTCTACACTGGTGGATTTACAAGTAATGCATCCTTGGATGTGTTGCTAAATAGGACTCCTCGATCCATACCAAGATTCAAAGCAAAATCTGATTACGTGAAGGAACCTATGCCTGAAATTGCATTTGAGGGGATATGGGAAAGGTTCTTTGAAGAAGACATCGAGGCGCCTACACTTATCCTAATCCCTTATGGGGGGAAAATGGATGAGATTTCGGAGTCTAGCACTCCATTTCCACATAGAGCTGGAAATCTGTACGTATTAGTCTCCAGTGTGTCTTGGAGAGAAGAAAGCAAGGAGGCATCCCGAAGGCATATGGCTTGGATTAGAAGGCTTTACAGTTACTTGACTAAATATGTTTCTAAAAATCCTCGAGAAGCTTATGTGAATTACAGAGATCTTGACCTCGGAATAAATAACCTGACAGGCACCACAAGTTATAAACAAGCAAGCATTTGGGGTCGGAAGTATTTCAAGAACAACTTCGACAGGTTGGTACGCGTCAAGACTGAAGTCGATCCTACCAATTTCTTTAGAAACGAGCAGAGTATCCCATCTCTCTCATCTTGGTGATCAAAGGGAGCTACAAAGATGGGTCAGAACAAGATTAatgctaataataatatttctcttTATGCATCATTTATCATAAGGTTTTTCTTCGTCATCATCGATGAGATTTCGGCACGATCCAATAATATTTAGGCATGCAAGTTAATGACAAAATTTCCCTTtgtgatatttcaaacaaattcaataatatGTTTCTTCTGTTTgctaaaaatcttgattttctccctgagaaaaatcaaaagggagGAGTTTAACCTGAGGTCTGTTCTGGGCTTACTTGCTTTACGAGAACTGCAGATTTTCTGCTTGGTAATTTAGAATTCAGAATCACAAAGACAAGAGTTACTGAGGGAAAACTCAGCAATTCAAACGACTAGCAAGATCAcagcttttttaatttaaatagttGAATATGTGTATTTATTTGAATGTCCTTGCAAGTTCAAACTTTTGAAAATGAGGAGATTTGAAGATGTTATTGCAACAAGTAAAGTATCCatttgaagtaacaaaattcaAAAGCTTGGACATTGACTAATCAAAGTTGATACaggaaattttttattactttgaaAATAGTGCATATGATCTGAATAACATATGCTTTACAAAGACATTGAAGGAACAGCTCCATTTGAGAAACATATAGAAGCATTTTATCTCTATGCAAAAGTCTAGTAGGAAATGCTTCTTTATTAATAGTGCCAATCTTGGACTTTTTCTGCAGATCGTTCTTAACTTTCTAGTGTGAGCTTTTCATGATCGTtcttattttattgttcaaaagaGTAATATAAATTCATTCCCTTTTGAGTTATTGACATGGTAAAATCACTGAAGttctattttaaagaaaatgaaacatcTAAGTATAGCTTTCACACAGAACAAATCTGATGAAACAGAGTCGTTGAAGAGTAAAAACAGAGGAAACAGagtgatttcaaaaaaaaaaaaaaagtgcatacATATTTTGTGCTGAATAAATGTGTATTATTTAAGTTGGGCTTAACTAAGATCCACTGAAATTGCATTTTGGgctatgataaaaacaattagttTGGCCCATTAATTATCCATCCATATTTTGCTATTTATTTGCTTCAAGTCCTGTTTGGCCCATTAACTAAGATCCACTTAATAAATGACACCCAAATCTCTTTCAAGTGCCTGTTGATTAACGCTGGAGCGCACCCtctttttcaagttaaaagcaTATCATTTGATTCTTTGGGTTTGGAAACACAGGTGCAACCGCAGCCATGCCCGTGATAAACAAAATGTCTTCTCGAGTGCTTGTTTGGCAACACAGTGCGCTGCGGTGCAACCATTGTTTTGTTAGCAAATATGTATAAACATGTTTAGAAGTGtgattgtggttattttttaaagtattttttatttcaaaacatattaaaataatatattttttattttttaaaaattatttttgacatcaacatatcaaaataatttgaaaatataaaaaacatataaatttaaagcaaaataaaaaataaatttttttttaaaatttttcaaaaacatttttgaaacgtaaaatcaaacaaatgatGCTTTTACTGCGGTGCACATCGTTGCCAAACAGAAGCACCAAACAGTTGCAACTCCATTGgaagcatataaaaaaacttttatctttatgttgacaaagaaaagcTTGTTGTATTTGTTAGCTGAAGATATTAATttgttcatatttattttgattaataagtTTAAGTTTGTATCTTATTctatagattttataaattataacttcCATCTTTATGGTGATATAATTACCTACATTATTATTTAGTTATAAGCCAATTTACTTGATTGATTGACTGACTTAAAGATTAAAATGCAATTCTACAATTATTCTTaagcatttttaatattaaaatcttataaatttatcCGGAGGCACGTGaatccattaaaataatataaatataaattaaaattcataaaatttacCAAATAAATACCCACTTAAACTTACTAGTctaaatagatatttttaaatttaaaagcggtaaataattaatagtaGCTCAATGAGATAAATTGACTTGTAGATAAATAATAATGCAGCTAATTATAACAAGAACCATAAATATATTGGTTACGTTCATAAAATCTACATAACAACTACAAACTTAAACTAACTAATTAAAATGAATCTGAAGAGATATCTTAAGTATAAGAGcatattaaattatcaataaacAATAACGCAACTAAGTATAATAAGAACTATAAGATATAAGTTTTAGTTCATAAAATCCTAATCAAAATGAACTTGAATTGACATTGTTGAATCTATGAGCAtgattgattagtacttaaaagtgcattttttatcaaggttttatatcatcattttgcacttgaagtatcaataactccttaactaaagcatgttttataataacatatctaattatataagatacctttaatttatggtaaatgttcatcttaaatgcaggcctatcacataaatgaaagaattgattgatgagttgaagtactgaaattgaaaggacagaaagatggccaaacttagaaaagagatgttgatgcagtccaaactggaacactgttcggtaatcgggtcatatctggagttgtagatctcggatttaggtctgccttatatggatggaaagctaagacataggcctacaactttcatgaggagtccaagatttaacaaggccttttgcaagtccaaattgtagcaacaatgaagaagtccgaatctgtcctgcatcccagacactgttcagtgttcagcccatatctcgagttctagaagtccaaatgatctcaaatttttaccctggaaagatgagacaattccctagaactttcattaTTGAAGtctattcaaattatgacgattacgtttttggcagacaagaagataagaattgtcaccaagtcaagatgtggccacccattcatcaattagtcaacaaatcaatagttccgaattttggcctataaaaggaggcatttgccatgtatttaggcatcttggtgttcagatcaagatcgtgctcttgttctctctttatattttgtaatgcttaagtttcgcttatattaatttcttgcttatgcttttcatttcctttccttgtttctttatgtttctttctttcattatgtttaactaagttaattatgtcaaggtgaaaagggtacactaatggtgtaagaataagtataatataaacttaacatggaccttaatgttggatactaacatgctttatatttgttatcttgttcacttttaatactttgcttgttaaatggttaatctagatttatgttgtataacacttggtacaacaaatacttggcactttcatagcccatactgtatggtataaccgacacctgagctatgaaaggaacttgatttgttgttaacataagttataatcatgaatgcctgacaacatttacaagtattagcattattcgaataagataactaatgtaatcatgttaacaatttataatctgattggaacctcctttgtgtgtggtttccaattgaataaaaagagtttatactatacttgtttgaaataccattagtggatcctctaaccttgacaattgttgttatcattgtttaatccttacgttaatcttccatctcaaagttctcatcaacttcttcctcttcttcttcactattattattattgttgttattgttgttgttgtattattgttatctataatttatacaattaacctccctgtggttcgaccccggtcttgccgggttatttattacttcgacactcctgcacttgggagaagacatcaatcttttggtcgtgtcaagtttttgacgccgttgccggggaggtaaattcttgtacaaattatagtatttattttattttctctttttacttttcttgtatctaactttgtttattttgttttgtttctttttctttcttcttctttttattctctttttacacgtgcatgagagtgtggtcacgtacattaagtggtagactttgtagggtatcctcatcattttcagaaaatatggccgaagaagataaccaatcgcttcataatgtgaataatgagaatattcgggttagaacacttagagaccacatgaatcccacaagaacaagtgcaccctcatgcatagtatttccacctgatgcatctcattttaattttaagccagacattattcaacttttaccttcttttcatggtttagatttagaaaatccatacttgcatttaagggaatttgaggaggtttgcaacacgtataatgactcaaattgtagcatgaacaccattaggttaaagctttttcctttttcattaaaagataaagctaaaacatggctacaaaatttgagaccaggatctattcgtgcttgggatgaaatgcaacaacaatttttaaagaagttttttccatctcacagaacaaactctttcaaaagacaaataatcactttcactcaaaaaccaggagaaacattttaccaatgttgggataggtatcgagacttgcttaatacttgccctcatcatggttttgaaacatggagattggtttcacatttttatgaagggttaactcctagagataggcaaatggttgaattgatgggcaatggaacttttgaggataaagaccctaatgaagccatgGAATACTTAGACTtactagctgaaaatgcgcaaaattgggacactagaggaacttatgaggcaccaagtaaaacccaatctcatacatctagtggaggtatgtacaaccttagggaagatcatgacctccaagccaagtttgcatatttagctaaaaaagtcgagacactagaattaaaaaagagtggtcaattaaaatttgttcaagacattgcgtgtcaaatctgtgaaaccaacgaacattcaaccaatgactgtccaactttgccttcttttaaagaatgtctccatgaacaagcccatacattaaacagtttccaaaggcccaatcataacccatactcgcaaacatacaaccctggttggagaaatcacccaaatttcaattggaagagtgataacaataatgcacaaacttcacaaccaccgtttcaagcacacgataatttccaaaattctcatggatatgcacctccttatgctccacctcctagaagaaatcttgaggaaacattgcatacattcatggaaaagcaagaggcaattaacactcaacttgctcaaagcatgacagattttaaagatactcttgcaaagtttacatctgctctcagtttccaagagaaaggtaagtttccatctcaaccacaacaaaatcccaaggggcagtaCCATATAAATGCAAATAGttttggaagccaacacatggatcaagccaaatcagtcatcactcttcgcagtggtaaggttattgaaaaacccattcttgaaccttgtgagaatgatgatgagtcaatctctgagggtaaggaaggggttgaatctgatcattacaaagaaaagactgatcctccgccagcacttccatttcctcatgccatgaccaaacaaaggaaagtcaatcacaactctgaaatctttgaaactttcaaacaggtaaggatcaatatacctttgttggatgctattaaacatgttccttcttatgctaaatttttgaaagatctgtgcactgtgaaaagaaaattgaatgtgaaaaagaaagcctttttagccgaacaagtaagtgccattcttcagaacaataatgctttgaaatataaagaccctagttgtcctacaatttcttgctttattggagaacataaaattgaaagagccttacttgatcttggagctagtgtgaatttacttccatattcagtttttcaaagtctcaatctaggtgagttaaaaccaacttctgtgactcttttacttgccgatagatctgtaaaagtgcctagaggaatagttgaagatgtgttagtacaagtcgataagttcatttatcctgtggattttattgtcttggatacacaacctgttgaagcatgtaattcatttcctgttattttaggacgtccgtttcttgcaacttctaatgcattgattaattgtaggaatggactgatgaagctatcatttggaaacatgacattggagatgaatatttttaacatttgcaaacaacctggagatgataatgatttacaagaagtagatcttattgaagaattagttcatggtcaacttgaatctactttgagtaaaattgagtttgatgaatctgaagatttacaaatgatttattctcaggaagaaatcacggatgaaaaaggcaccgaaaatattAATGcagatcttttgtcaagagtgacaacagattcgacatccgacatcacaccaatcgatgattactttcctaacGAATCCTTACTTCCTCTTAGTTCAATgtcttggtttgctaaaaatatcaattttcttgctacaggagatttgccaactcattggaaTACCGAAGAtaaaggtaagtttttgaacgaagtgaagaaattttattgggatgacccttacttattcgaatattgtcctgatcaaatatttcgaagatgcattcctgacaatgaggtaagtaatgtcattaaactttgtcattctgaagcatgtgggagtcatttctcgtcaaaaaagacagctgcgaaaatcttacaaaatggattttattggcccaccatgttcaaggacacattctcgactccatttatttcctggaaagctaagatcaagatggagcggtccatttattgagaaacatgtgtatccttatagggcctttgatattgagaatccaaagaatgacaatgtttctaaggaaaatggacatcgtttgaaagcttactttgataattttcctagtgaaaatgaatccattggtttgaatgatcctgtagataaaggttgattattttgtttttctcacattgtttttgtgtttccttttggtgtgaattttgttttgctagtctctctcaccccggtcaaatggcggataacggtactccgtgactt is a window encoding:
- the LOC7480417 gene encoding tetrahydroberberine oxidase → MPPRNASMLPFLVFLLSSSSLATSSHTHEDFLRCLSLYFEDPVAISKVVYTSNNSSYSSVLHFSIRNLRFNSSTLKPLVIVTPTDLSHIQATIHCSRHHNLQIRMRSGGHDFEGLSYRSVLPFVVVDLINLRTITVDATNRTAWVQAGATLGELYYRIVEKSRTLAFPAGSCPTVGVGGHFSGGGYGLLLRKYGLAADNIVDAQLIDAKGRILDRESMGDDLFWAIRGGGGNSFGVVVAWKINLVEVPSTVTVFTVVRNLEQNATKLIHQWQYVANKLPEDLFLAAVIRRVNSSQGGNTAVQAIFVSLFLGKVDQLLPWMHGSFPDLGIVRDDCIEMSWIESILYVYGFPRNASLDVLLDRSSQSLINFKVKSDYVKEPMAEIVLKEIWERFSDENMEVSAMSFIPYGGKMNKISESSIPFPHRAGNLYKIIHTVAWSEETASERHLAWIRRLYGYMTSYVSQKPREAYINYRDLDIGMNNPVGSTSYGQASIWGRKYFKNNFDKLVRVKTEVDPANFFRNEQSIPPLSPW
- the LOC7480418 gene encoding tetrahydrocannabinolic acid synthase produces the protein MTCLKASMLPFLLCLLISFSWVISAHPREDFLKCLSLHFEDPAAMSNAIHTPYNSSYSSILQFSIRNLRFNSSELKPLVIVTPTNASHIQAAILCSQRHNLQIRIRSGGHDFEGLSYMAALPFVIIDLISLRAVNVDATSRTAWVQAGATLGELYYSISEKSRTLAFPAGSCPTIGVGGHFSGGGHGTMVRKFGLASDNVIDAHLIDSKGRILDRASMGEDLFWAIRGGGGQSFGVVVAWKISLVEVPSTVTMFSVSRTLEQNATKLLHRWQYVANTLPEDLVIDVQVTRVNSSQEGNTTIQATFFSLFLGEVDQLLPVMQESFPELGLVKDDCFEMSWIESVFYTGGFTSNASLDVLLNRTPRSIPRFKAKSDYVKEPMPEIAFEGIWERFFEEDIEAPTLILIPYGGKMDEISESSTPFPHRAGNLYVLVSSVSWREESKEASRRHMAWIRRLYSYLTKYVSKNPREAYVNYRDLDLGINNLTGTTSYKQASIWGRKYFKNNFDRLVRVKTEVDPTNFFRNEQSIPSLSSW